The Halorubrum sp. BV1 sequence CACTCGGGGTGCTCCTCGTCGGGTTCGTGGGCCTGCTCGCGGTCCGGATCGTCTTCGCGTTCGCGCCCGCGGCGATAGTGGTCGACGACGCGACCGCGTTCGAGGCGATCGCGGCCTCTGTGGGGTTCGTCCGTTCGAACCCCGCGGACGCCGCCGCGTACCTCGTTATCGCGATCGGCGTCCTCATCGGGACCGGCTCCGCGGCCTCGGGGCTCGCGTACCTCGGTGCCGGCGCGGTCGTGGCGCTTTTGAGCGCCGTCGTCGTCGCCCCCGCACTCGACGTCCTCAAGACCGCGTTGTACGGCGACTATCGCGACGCAGTCGTCCCCGTTCCTCCGCCGGCAACGGGTCCGATAGACCAGTTCCGCGGGGGCGTCCGCCGGGGGTGGGTCGAACTCCTCGCGTTCGTCCGGCGGTCGCCCGGTGCGCACGGCGTCTCGGTCGCCGTCGGGATCGGCTTCGGCGCGCTCGGCTGGGTCGCAGCGGATCCGCTGGTCGGTGCGGTCACGACATCTATCGAGTCGCGACTCGTCGGGCACGTCCCCCCGGCCGCCGCCGTCAACTTCTTCGGAAACAACTGGGGAGTCGCGATCGCCACGGCGACCGCGGGCGTCGCGCTCGTGATTCCGGCGCTGTCGTCCATCGCCTTCAACGGCGTCGCGCTTGGTGCCACCGCGGCGCTGGAGTCGAACCTCCTCGCGCTCGCCGCGTTCGTCCTCCCGCACGGCGTCTTCGAGATCCCCGCGCTCGTCGTCTCCGGCGCGCTCGGGATCCGACTCGGTGTCGTCTCGTGGCGCACGTTCCGCGGTCGCCTCTCGCGTGAGGCGTTCGCGAACGCCTTAGAAAACGCCTTCTGGGTCCTCGTCGGGCTCGGGATCCTCCTCGGCGTCGCCGGATTTATCGAGGGGTTCATCAGTCCGTACTACTGGCGGCCGTTCCTGTGAACGACCCCGCCCGCACGTTCAAGTCGCTCCGTCTCGAATCCTGACCCGTATGACACGACGCGATCCCTTCGACGAGATCGACGACCTGCTCGACCGAATGGGGCGCGAGTTCGAGGAGCTCGGCGAGACGTTCGGAGCGCCCGGTCCGACGGGAGGCCCCGACCTGTTCGGCGCTCGGAATCCGCCCGTGGACGTGCTCGAAGACGACGACGCGCTCACCGTCCTCGTTGATCTCCCCGGATTCGACGACGACGATATCGACGTCGAACTCCGGGAGGACGCGCTCACCGTCGCGGCCACGCGGGAAGAAACGAGCGAGGCGGCGAGCGACGCCACACCGATCGACGCCGCAGATGAGAGCGCCGCAGACGAGAGCGCCGCAGACGACGACGCGGCGGCCGAAAGAGACGATCCGACCGTCCGATACCATCGGCGCGAGCGTCGCGGCCGGTCAGTGTCCCGAACGATACGCCTCCCCGAGCCGGTCGAACGCGCCGAGGCGACGGCCGCTTATGACGACGGAGTGCTCACAGTCACCCTCCCGAAGCGGTCGGCATCCGACGCCGGCGGCCGCCGCATCGACGTGAACTGACCGACGCGACGAGCGAACCGACGCACCTCTCGCGGTCACTTTTTATTCGATACCGCGGCAGTCATCCCGTGCGACCCAACAGCCCGCCGGACCCAACGCGGACAGACACCCGTGAGCGTCGTCTCCGTCGACGATGGCCACGACGGCCACGACGGCCGCGGCGACCGCGCTCGGACCGCGGCACCGCGCCGGTCGCGGGCATCCTGCTGCTCGCGATCACCGTCGTGCTCGCGGGCGGCGTCGTCGCGGCCGCGATGGACGCGCCGCCGGAGCCCGCACCGACGGCGATGGTGTCGCTTTCGGTGACCGACGATACGGTCACGTTCATCCACCGCGGCGGCGACCCGCTCGACGTGACCGAGCTGACGGTTCGCGTCCGCGTCGACGGCGAACCGCTCGCCAGACAGCCGTCGCTCCCGTTCTTCTCGGCGGCCGGATTCCGCCCGGGACCGTCCGGAGCGTTCAACACCGCTGGAGAGAACGTCCTGCAGGCCGGCGATACGGCCTCGTTCCGCGTGGCGGGGACGAACCGGCCGACGCTCGAAGCGGGACGGACCGTCGCGGTCGAACTCTCGGTCGACGGACGGCCGGTCGCGTCGCTTGAGGCGGTGTCGTCTCCGGGGTGAGACGTGTCGCCGAACGAGGGGACGCCTCGGCGGACGGCTACTCGTCGGGGACGTGCGCGACGGTCGTGATCGCGCGCGGACTTCTCGGGGTCGCCTGCTGGATGTGGTGTTCGAACGACTCGTAGCCCGCCGCCTCGAACATCCGGTCGGCTTCCGCCTCGTCGTAAAACAGCATGATCGCGTCGGCGAGCCGCTGGAGCACGCGGTTGTGCGGGTAGTCGGGACCGACGACGAGGACTTGCCCGCCCGGCTTCGCGACGCGGCGAAGCTCTCGAAGCCCTGCGACGGGGTTGGGCCAGTACTCGATCGAGCCGGACGACCAGACGATATCGAAGGCGTCATCGCGGAAGGGAAGCCGCTCGGCGTCGCCGCGGTAGAAGTTCACGCGGTCGCGTTTCCCGAACTTCTCGAAGGCCTTCTCCATCTGGTGGACGCTCTGGTCGAGCCCGTGCACGTCGTCGGCGTGGTCGAGCAGGCCCTCGGTGCCGAACCCGGTGCCGCAGCCGACGTCGAGCACTTTCGGGTCGTCGCCGAACTCCAGCCACGAGAGCGCCTCCGACCGCATCTCCTCGGTCCAGTTGAACCGATTGACCTGGTCGTACACCTTCGAGAGGTACTTGTAGAACAGGCGGGCGTTCGACTTGTCCTCGAGGATCCCCATTTACCGATTCGTTGGGTCGCCCACCCCATAACGGCACGGATCCGCCGCTAACCGCGTCCGCCACCGCGACCCGCGGCCGGGCGGCGCGGAGCCGCGATCCGACGGTGGGAGCGCCGCCCAAAGCGGCGACGACGGCCGTTCCGACCGGCTTATCCGCCCGGGCGACAGATCCGGAGGCATGGATCCGACGACGAGCGGCCGGTTCCGCGTCCACGACCGCCGCCCGCGGCCGGACATCGAGGGAGCCGACGACGAGGCCGGTGAGGAGTCCGACACGGACAGCGACGACGAGGAGTTCGTCCTCGTCGAACACGCGGACGGTCCCGTCGATCCGACCGAACCGGGCGCTGCCGACCGGTTCGACCCCCTGTACGCGACCGCCGAGGGGTACGACGGCGACCTCGCGGACCGCGTGGCGTCGCTTGAACCCGGCTACGTCGTCGACGCGACGCTGGCGTGGACGGACGGGTCCGCGCGCTTCGCGGACGTCGAGGTCGTCCGCGAGACCCGATTCCGCTACGCCGACGCGGTCGACGGCATGTTCGAGGCGGCCGTCGACGCGTGGCGGTCGCTCCGCGCGGACGGCGAGGCCGTCGGGTCGGTCACCACTCGGTCGAACGACGGCGACCCGAACGGGGCGCTCTACCTGTTCGCCGACGGCCCGGGAACAGACACCTTCGACGACCTGCGGGCCGGGCGACTCCCGGTCGAACCCCTCGTCGCGCGGGTGAACGCCTCGCGCGGCGACGACGATCCCCGCGAGGTGTTCGTGCTCGCTCCCGCCGACCACGCGTTCGTCGCGGTCTACGTCGTTTTCGACCGGGACAGCGTGCTCGCACGGACGGTCCGTGACACCTACGGACTGGGTTCGGGACTGGCGGCGGGACTCGAGTCGGGCGTCCCCGACACGGCGAAGGCGGGCGAGGACGACACGGCGGGCGCGGACGGCGACTTCGACGCGCTCGATCGATTGTAGCCGAGCGGCCGGGCGCGTTCCAGAGGGTGACTCCGGCCGAGCGAGGCGACGACCCCGCCGGCACCTCCCGGCCGCCGATCAGAGCCAGTCGGCGTCCGGATCGACCCGTCCCGGCGGCGTCTCGCCGGTGAGCGCGGCCGCGACATCGGCGGCCGCGCTCCGGTTCAGATCGTCGCGGGCCTCCTCGCTGTACCACGCCGCGTGCGGCGTGACGATCGTGTCGTCTCGGCCGACGAGCGGGTCCGCAGTCGGGGGCTCTTCGGCCAGCACGTCGAGGCCCGCCCCCGTGATCGCGCCGGCCTCCAAGGCGTCGAGCAGGGCGTCGGCGTCGACGACCGGCCCGCGTCCCACGTTGACGAGCACCGAATGCGGGCCGAGCTTCGCGAGCGCGTCGGCGTCGACGATCCCGCGGGTGGCCTCCGTTAGGGGCGCGTACACGGCGACGTGGTCCGCGCGCTCGAACAGCGCGTCGAAGTCGACCGGCTCGACGCCGCGGTCGGTCATCCGCTCGTCCTCGACGAAGGGGTCGTGCGCGACGAGATCGGCGTCGAAGCTCGCGAACCGCTCGGCCGCTCGGCGGGCGATGGGGCCGAAAGAGAGCAGTCCGATAGTCGAGGCGCTCACGCGGTTGACCGGACGACCGGCCTCCCAGCTCCATCCGCCGTCGGCGACGTCGTCGTCATACCGCTTCAGCGACCGGAGGCAGGCCAGAAACAGCGACACCGAGTGGGTCGCCACCTCGTCGGTGCAGTAGTCGGGAACGCGGGTGACCGTGACACCGCGCTCGGCCGCGGCCGCGACGTCGACGTTGTCGACGCCCACTGCGGCCCGCGCGACGACGGAGAGGTCGAGCCGGGAGAGCGCCTCGGCTGTGACCGGTGTGTCGATGTCTGTCACGACAGCGTCGGCGTCGCTCGCGGCCTCGATCAGCCGCTCCGTCGAACCCAGCTCGGCAACCTCGACGGTGACCGGTTCGTCGACGCGCTCGGCGAACGTCGCTCGGTACGTCTCCGGATCGATCATCGGGAACGCCGACAGCACGACGCGAAACATGTGCGTTGTTTCTGTCCCCACCCACTTTACGGCTGTCACTCGGCGATTCAGCGCCTCAAACGTCTATTTTCGATCGTGATGTTCACCGACCACGCCGGCCGTTCGTCACGGCTTTCGATGCGTCTATGCGGGCTCGGTCGATAGTGGGAATCGTGAGCGACGACGATACATCCAAGCCGCCGATGCTCGTTCTCCTCGAGTCGCTGGCGTTCTATCGGAACGTCCGCGTGGGCCTCGTCGCGGGGGCGGGGCTCGCGGTGACGCTGTATCTCGTGCGGGCGCTCGAACTCTTGGGACCGGTCATCGACACCCGCGAGTATCCGCTGTTCGGCCCCGAGGTCTGGTACGCCCTGCTGGCGTTCGTGCTCGCCGCGACGTTCGCGCTTCTCGTCGCCATCGCGCTCACGATAGTCGAGGCGGCGCGGGGTGCACGCGCGGTGTCGAGAGAGTGAGGACCGCTGTCGGACCCGCTAGTCGGCGGTACAGGACGCGTCGCACTCGTCGCCCGTGAACTCCTCGGCGGGCTCCGTGAGCTTGTAGAGGTTCTGTCTCGCGTCGGCGAAGTAGACGTCTTCGTCGACGACCCCGATTCCTTCCAACCGTTCGAGGGCGTACCGGACCGTTCGCGCGGAGAGCATCGACTCCTGAACGATCCCCTTCTGCGTCAGCGGGCCGTTGTATTCGAGCACCTTGAAGACGAGTTTGGCGCTCGGCGGGAGGTCGTCGAGCCCCTCCGTCTGGGTTCCTTCCATCGTGACGGATGGACACCGCACATCGTGATAAATGTTGATGGCACAGCCAGAAGCCCGACGGTCACCGTGCCGATTCACTCTCGTGCGGTCCGCCGACACCGGCAAGTACCAACCACACTTGCCGGTACATCCGAGCGGTACTGACTGCGTACTGCAGCCTTCGAACGCGCGCGCCGACTCGCGTCGCTGACGCGCGTACGTACTTGACCGGATGGCACGGCTGCCGGGCGGAACGAACGGCTTTTCAGGGGTGCTCGCGGATCCGATGGTATGAGCGACGACTCGGAAATAACGGGCCACGCCCGGGGCGTGGTTGTCACGACGATCTGCGCGCTCGCGGGGATCGCCGCCGGCGTCGTCTCGGCGGCCTACGTCGGGACGGATCCGGTCGATGCCGGAAACACCACGATGGTAGTGGTGCTCGCCGCGTTCGTGCTCGCCCAGTACCCGGTGTACAAGGCCATCGGCGTGAGCGACTTCGGCGCGAAGGACAGCCTCTACGTGGCGTTTCTGACGTTCGCGTTGTGGTTCATCAGCTACTCGGTCCTCGCCGTTTCCGGCGTCGAGCTGGTGGCCTGAGATGGCCGACGACAGCATCGCCGTCGTCGACCTCGATCGGTGCCAGCCCGATCGGTGTAACTACGAGTGTGCGAACTACTGTCCCCCGAATCGCACGGGCAAAGAGTGCATCACCGAGCGCGGCGAGGACGCGGTCGAGGGCGACCCGGACCAGATTCACATCTCCGAGGAGATCTGCCTCGGTGAGACCTGTGGGATCTGCGTCGAGAAGTGCCCGTTCGACGCGATCGAGATCATCAACCTACCCTCGGAGCTTGATGAGGATCCGGTTCATCGCTACGGCGACAACGCCTTCTCGCTGTACGGACTGCCGACGCCAGAGCCCGGCACCGTCACCGGAATTTTGGGGCCGAACGGGATCGGGAAATCGACCGCAGTCCACGCGCTCGCCGGCGAGACGGTTCCGAATCTCGGGGATCACGAGCGAGACGGCGAGTGGGACCGCGTGCTCGATCGGTTCCGCGGCACGGGCCTCCAGAACTACCTAGAATCGGTGAAGACAGGCGATGTCACGGTCGCCCGCAAACCGCAGTACGTCGACCAGATACCAAATCAGTTCGACGGGAACACCCGCGAGCTGTTGGAGCGCACCGACGAGCGCGGCGCGCTCGACGACCTCGTCGACCGGCTGAACATCCGGCCGGTGATGGACCAAGACATCGACTCGATCTCCGGCGGCGAGCTACAGCGCGTCGCGATCGCGGCGTGTCTCGCGCGTGACGCCGACTTCTACTTCCTCGACGAGATCACGCCCTACTTAGACATCGGTCAGCGGATGATCGTCGCCCGGCTCATCCGCGAACTCGCGGACGACGACGCGGCCGAGCGCTCGATGCTCGTGGTCGAACACGATCTGGCCATCCTGGATCTGCTCGCCGACACCCTCCACGTCGCGTACGGTGAGCCCGGCGCGTACGGCGTCGTCACCGACCCCAAGTCGGTCCGAAACGGGATAAACGAGTATCTGAAAGGGTATCTCGACAACGAGAACATGCGGATCCGCCCCTCTGCAATCACCTTCGAGGAGCACGCGCCGCGTGTCGCCTCGCGCAGCCAGACGCTGGTGGAGTACCCGGACCTGTCGAAGTCCTACGGCGACGGAGAGTTCGAACTCCACGTCGAGGGCGGCGAGATCAACCGGTCGGAAGTGCTCGGCGTCGTCGGACCGAACGGGATCGGAAAGTCGACGCTCGCGAAGCTGTTCACGGGCGATCTGGAACCCGACTCGGGCACGCTCGATTTCGCACTCGACATCTCGTACAAGCCGCAGTACATCGACATCGACCAGCCGATGCGCGTCGACGCGTTCCTCTCCTCGATCACCGACCAGTTCGGCTCGTCGTACTGGAACACGGAGATCGCCCAGCCGCTCCAGCTCGACCGCGTAATGGAGCAGAACCTCGCGGACCTGTCTGGCGGCGAGCGTCAGCGCGTCGCGATCGCGGCGTGTCTCTCCGACGACGCCGACCTCTACCTGCTCGACGAGCCCTCCGCGCACCTCGACGTCGAACAGCGCGTGCGGGCGACGACCGCGATCCGCCGGTACGCCGAGAACCACGACGCGACGGTGATGGTGATCGACCACGACATCTACATGATCGATCTGCTGGCCGACCGGCTGATGGTGTTCGACGGCGAGCCGGCCGAACGCGGTCGGGCGTCGCCGCCCCAAGAGATGCGCGACGGCATGAACGAGTTCCTCGCAGATCTGGACATCACGTTCCGCCGCGACGAGCGGACTGGCCGTCCCCGGATCAACAAGCCGGGATCGCAACTCGACAGCAAGCAGAAGCGCGACGGCGAGTACTACTACTCCGGGTGAGCCGGGACCGCTCGGGGCGAGTCGACTCGGGGGGCGACGATCGCGACCCGGCCCACCGATCCGCCGTATCGAAGCGATTAAGCCCGGAAGATTCGAACGTCGGGGTATGCAACACCTCATCATTCGCGGCGACCCCGGGATCCGGCGGGATGCGGTGATCGAGTACGAGGGCGAGGAGCTGGTCTGTTTCGGTATCAACGTGCAGGGCGGCTGGCACGGTCCCGACGAGCCGCAGCTCTGGTGCACCGTCGGCACCGAAGACGAGCGCGAGGCCTACGACAAACGCGAGTACGTCCCCCACTGGCTCGACGTCGATTCCGTCGACGCGGCCGACGTCGACGTCCTGAGTGAAAAGGGCGAACTCGCGGTCTAAGCCGCGGAGACAGACTACTCTTCTACCGGCGGGTCGTCGAGCCACGCCTCGATAGCGCCGGCCATCGCGCCGCGGCGGTGGACCGTCCCCGCGTCCGGGTCGACCACGGTGCTCTCCGTGCCGGGCGTCTCGCCGTCGTCGACGACCGCGGCGACGCCCTCGCGAATTCGATCGTCGAGGTCGGCGGGGTGGGTGACGCTGCCGGTGCCGGAGACGTTCGCGCTCGTGGCGGTGAGCGGGCCGGCGGAATCGAGGAGGGCGCGTGCGACCGGGTGGTCCGGCACCCTGATCCCGACGCGGTCGCGGCCGGCGGTGAGCGCGTCCGGGACCGCGTCGCCGCGCTCGACGACGACCGTCACCGGCCCCGGGAGGAACGCGCGGGCGAAGGCGACGGCGAACTCCGTCGGCCGAGTGTATCGTAGCGCGGCGTCGACGCTCGCGACGCCGAGCGAGAGGGGGTCCTTCCTGTCGCGGCCCTTGAGTTCGAACACCCGCTCGACCGCGTCGGGGTCGAGCGCGTCGCCGCCGAGTCCGTACACGGTTTCCGTCGGGTAGACGACGAGGTCGCCGTCGGCCGCCGCCGCGGCCGCGCGTCGAACGTCGGCGTCGAGGCGGCCACCGCCGCGCGTAACGGGGTCGTCGCGAGCGTCGGGGGCGTCGCTGTCGTCGCTGTCGTCTGTCACGGGAACGGGTAGGCGGCCGACCTGAAAAAGCGTGACGCGTGCGTGTGACGCGTGCACCTGCGAGCCGCGCGTCGGGGGACGCGTTTATGTTCGGCGCGCGCCGACGACGGATATGCTCGTCGTCGTCTCCGACACGCACGCACGCGAGGAGTCGAAGCTTCGCGACCGGACGCTTGATGCGGTTCGGGAGGCCGAGGTGGTCG is a genomic window containing:
- a CDS encoding stage II sporulation protein M, coding for MDLSSAVTTTAATLRQRPGDLLPFYFLGTAVPVIARVGMFVALVGMYFHFELTGRLADARAALAGTDLSPPDPQNPEAMQAWAESVEPALSPLASPTAILLLVAGVLATALIAVLAYAAISAGQLSAVAGRLRGERGLTAGIAGVRGRWLSFLGIYVAELLVWTGASLLGAAAVAGGFAVNPFLGAAVALGVLLVGFVGLLAVRIVFAFAPAAIVVDDATAFEAIAASVGFVRSNPADAAAYLVIAIGVLIGTGSAASGLAYLGAGAVVALLSAVVVAPALDVLKTALYGDYRDAVVPVPPPATGPIDQFRGGVRRGWVELLAFVRRSPGAHGVSVAVGIGFGALGWVAADPLVGAVTTSIESRLVGHVPPAAAVNFFGNNWGVAIATATAGVALVIPALSSIAFNGVALGATAALESNLLALAAFVLPHGVFEIPALVVSGALGIRLGVVSWRTFRGRLSREAFANALENAFWVLVGLGILLGVAGFIEGFISPYYWRPFL
- a CDS encoding Hsp20/alpha crystallin family protein; amino-acid sequence: MTRRDPFDEIDDLLDRMGREFEELGETFGAPGPTGGPDLFGARNPPVDVLEDDDALTVLVDLPGFDDDDIDVELREDALTVAATREETSEAASDATPIDAADESAADESAADDDAAAERDDPTVRYHRRERRGRSVSRTIRLPEPVERAEATAAYDDGVLTVTLPKRSASDAGGRRIDVN
- a CDS encoding type IV pilin, which encodes MRPNSPPDPTRTDTRERRLRRRWPRRPRRPRRPRSDRGTAPVAGILLLAITVVLAGGVVAAAMDAPPEPAPTAMVSLSVTDDTVTFIHRGGDPLDVTELTVRVRVDGEPLARQPSLPFFSAAGFRPGPSGAFNTAGENVLQAGDTASFRVAGTNRPTLEAGRTVAVELSVDGRPVASLEAVSSPG
- a CDS encoding methyltransferase domain-containing protein, translated to MGILEDKSNARLFYKYLSKVYDQVNRFNWTEEMRSEALSWLEFGDDPKVLDVGCGTGFGTEGLLDHADDVHGLDQSVHQMEKAFEKFGKRDRVNFYRGDAERLPFRDDAFDIVWSSGSIEYWPNPVAGLRELRRVAKPGGQVLVVGPDYPHNRVLQRLADAIMLFYDEAEADRMFEAAGYESFEHHIQQATPRSPRAITTVAHVPDE
- a CDS encoding DUF6663 family protein; amino-acid sequence: MDPTTSGRFRVHDRRPRPDIEGADDEAGEESDTDSDDEEFVLVEHADGPVDPTEPGAADRFDPLYATAEGYDGDLADRVASLEPGYVVDATLAWTDGSARFADVEVVRETRFRYADAVDGMFEAAVDAWRSLRADGEAVGSVTTRSNDGDPNGALYLFADGPGTDTFDDLRAGRLPVEPLVARVNASRGDDDPREVFVLAPADHAFVAVYVVFDRDSVLARTVRDTYGLGSGLAAGLESGVPDTAKAGEDDTAGADGDFDALDRL
- a CDS encoding C-terminal binding protein, translated to MFRVVLSAFPMIDPETYRATFAERVDEPVTVEVAELGSTERLIEAASDADAVVTDIDTPVTAEALSRLDLSVVARAAVGVDNVDVAAAAERGVTVTRVPDYCTDEVATHSVSLFLACLRSLKRYDDDVADGGWSWEAGRPVNRVSASTIGLLSFGPIARRAAERFASFDADLVAHDPFVEDERMTDRGVEPVDFDALFERADHVAVYAPLTEATRGIVDADALAKLGPHSVLVNVGRGPVVDADALLDALEAGAITGAGLDVLAEEPPTADPLVGRDDTIVTPHAAWYSEEARDDLNRSAAADVAAALTGETPPGRVDPDADWL
- a CDS encoding helix-turn-helix domain-containing protein, which gives rise to MEGTQTEGLDDLPPSAKLVFKVLEYNGPLTQKGIVQESMLSARTVRYALERLEGIGVVDEDVYFADARQNLYKLTEPAEEFTGDECDASCTAD
- a CDS encoding ribosome biogenesis/translation initiation ATPase RLI; this encodes MADDSIAVVDLDRCQPDRCNYECANYCPPNRTGKECITERGEDAVEGDPDQIHISEEICLGETCGICVEKCPFDAIEIINLPSELDEDPVHRYGDNAFSLYGLPTPEPGTVTGILGPNGIGKSTAVHALAGETVPNLGDHERDGEWDRVLDRFRGTGLQNYLESVKTGDVTVARKPQYVDQIPNQFDGNTRELLERTDERGALDDLVDRLNIRPVMDQDIDSISGGELQRVAIAACLARDADFYFLDEITPYLDIGQRMIVARLIRELADDDAAERSMLVVEHDLAILDLLADTLHVAYGEPGAYGVVTDPKSVRNGINEYLKGYLDNENMRIRPSAITFEEHAPRVASRSQTLVEYPDLSKSYGDGEFELHVEGGEINRSEVLGVVGPNGIGKSTLAKLFTGDLEPDSGTLDFALDISYKPQYIDIDQPMRVDAFLSSITDQFGSSYWNTEIAQPLQLDRVMEQNLADLSGGERQRVAIAACLSDDADLYLLDEPSAHLDVEQRVRATTAIRRYAENHDATVMVIDHDIYMIDLLADRLMVFDGEPAERGRASPPQEMRDGMNEFLADLDITFRRDERTGRPRINKPGSQLDSKQKRDGEYYYSG
- a CDS encoding HAH_0734 family protein, with translation MQHLIIRGDPGIRRDAVIEYEGEELVCFGINVQGGWHGPDEPQLWCTVGTEDEREAYDKREYVPHWLDVDSVDAADVDVLSEKGELAV
- a CDS encoding L-threonylcarbamoyladenylate synthase is translated as MTDDSDDSDAPDARDDPVTRGGGRLDADVRRAAAAAADGDLVVYPTETVYGLGGDALDPDAVERVFELKGRDRKDPLSLGVASVDAALRYTRPTEFAVAFARAFLPGPVTVVVERGDAVPDALTAGRDRVGIRVPDHPVARALLDSAGPLTATSANVSGTGSVTHPADLDDRIREGVAAVVDDGETPGTESTVVDPDAGTVHRRGAMAGAIEAWLDDPPVEE